A DNA window from Pithys albifrons albifrons isolate INPA30051 chromosome 7, PitAlb_v1, whole genome shotgun sequence contains the following coding sequences:
- the LOC139673846 gene encoding class I histocompatibility antigen, F10 alpha chain-like, translating into MAPALSLGALLGLLGLLGAPRGATEVLHSLRYQYVAVSEPSPGVPQFMEMGFLDGIPITRYDSERGQVEPQTPWMEKGAELGYWDGQTEINERNQHWAADGLEILRGRYNQSGGLHTLQRIIGCDVLSDGTVRGSYRFGYDGRDFLSFELGSKSFVAADGAAQVTKRKWEHEGFEVERQTNYLEHICPEGLRRFVRYGQEALEHKGPPDVHVSGKEEHGILTLSCHTYGFYPGVIGISWMKGDEIRDQETEWGGIVPNSDGTFHSWARIEALPGEREQYRCRVEHAGMPEPGIFAWEPESNWNSTPVVVALSVIAAIIIISLMGFAVWKLQSGNRERNGYNTTPIRADA; encoded by the exons ATGGCCCCAGCGCTGAGTCTGGGGgcgctcctggggctgctggggctcctgggggccCCGAGAGGGGCGACGGAGG ttCTCCACTCCCTGCGGTACCAGTACGTGGCGGTGTCAGAGCCCAGCCCGGGGGTCCCTCAGTTCATGGAAATGGGGTTCCTGGATGGGATCCCCATCACCCGCTACGACAGCGAGCGGGGGCAGGTGGAGCCACAGACGCCGTGGATGGAgaagggagctgagctgggataTTGGGATGGACAGACTGAGATCAACGAGAGGAACCAGCACTGGGCTGCCGACGGCCTGGAGATACTGCGGGGCCGGTACAACCAGAGTGGGG GTCTCCACACACTGCAGCGGATTATTGGCTGTGATGTCCTGTCTGACGGGACCGTCCGTGGATCCTACCGGTTTGGCTACGACGGGCGGGATTTCCTCTCCTTCGAGCTGGGATCCAAGAGCTTCGTGGCGGCCGACGGCGCTGCCCAGGTCACCAAGAGGAAATGGGAACACGAAGGGTTTGAGGTGGAGAGGCAGACAAATTACCTGGAGCACATCTGTCCAGAAGGGCTGCGGAGATTCGTCAGATACGGGCAGGAGGCACTGGAGCACAAAG GGCCCCCCGATGTCCATGTCTCCGGCAAAGAGGAACACGGGATCCTGACGTTGTCCTGCCACACATACGGATTCTACCCTGGCGTCATCGGGATCAGCTGGATGAAAGGGGATGAAATCCGGGATCAGGAGACGGAGTGGGGCGGGATCGTTCCCAACAGCGACGGCACCTTCCACAGCTGGGCCAGGATCGAGGCGCTGCCGGGGGAGCGGGAGCAGTACCGGTGCCGGGTGGAGCACGCCGGGATGCCGGAACCCGGGATCTTCGCCTGGG AGCCAGAATCCAACTGGAATTCCACCCCAGTGGTGGTCGCCCTGTCCGTCATCGctgccatcatcatcatcagccTCATGGGATTCGCTGTCTGGAAGCTCCAATCCG ggaacagggagaggaatGGATACAACACAACACCTATCA gAGCAGATGCTTGA